The window CAGGTGCGGCCGCCGCCAACGCTGGGCGAGCACAGCGACGAGATACGCGCGGCCCTGAAGCGCAAGCGAACAGACAAGGACGACGGAGACAAGCAATGACTTTCAGGACAGCGATGCGCACGCTGCTCGCCGCGGGCCTGCTGCTCGCGGGCGCGGCGGGGCAGGCACAGGCGCAAGACAAAGCGGGGCCCGTCAAGATGGTGGTGCCCTTCGGCGCCGGCACCACCACCGACACGGTGGCGCGCGTGGTCGGCGAGGCACTGGGCAAGGCACTGCAGCAGCCGGTGATCATCGACAACCGCGCAGGCGCGGGCGGATCGACCGGCAGTGACATGGTCGCCAAGTCGGCGCCCGACGGGCGCACGCTGGTGATGGGGACGGTGGGCACGCACGCGATCAACGCCGCACTGTTCAGCAAGCTGCCCTACGACCCGATGCGCGACTTCGCGCCGGTGGCCTTCATCGGCTACACGCCGACGCTGCTGGTGGTGGCGGCGGATTCGCCGATCAAGTCGCTCAAGGACCTGGCGCAGGCCGCCGCCAGGCCGCAAGGCGTGACCTTCGCGTCCGCCGGCAACGGGACCTCGGGCCATCTTGCGGGCGAGCTGCTGGCGCAGCGGCTGGGCGGCAAGATGATCCACGTGCCCTTCAAGGAAGGCGCGATGGCGCTCACTGGCGTGATCGCGTCGCAGGTGGACTTCATGTTCTATCACCCGGCCGCGGTGATGCCGCAGGTCAAGGCCGGCAAGCTGCGCGCGCTGGCCGCCAGCGGCGCGGTGCGCAGCGCCGCGGCGCCGGACGTGCCGACATTGATGGAGCAAGGCATTGCCGACTTCGACCTGGTCGCGTGGTTCATGCTGTACGCGCCCGCCGCCACGCCTGCAGCCACGCTGGCGCAGCTGCGCACCGCCGGCGCCACCGCGCTCGCGCAACCCGAAGTGATGGCCAAGCTGCGCGAGCAGGGCGTGGAGTCGCGCCCGATGAAGACCGACGAACTGCAGCCCTTCAACAAGGCCGAGCTCGGCAAGTGGGCCGGGCTCGTGAAGCGATCCGGTGCGCAGGTGGATTAGCTCACCCCCAGGTCGGCCCACGTCGTGTGGCCGCCCACCCCCTCACCGGGGGCAACACCAGCGGCCCGGCAAAGCCGGCTCCGCGGTGTTCCCCGATCAGTCATTCGTTGGCAGTGGACAAGCAACTAACCAGGAGACGAGGACCATGAAGACGCAGCAGAACCTTCGAGGCATCGGGCGGCGCGCCGCCGTCGGCGCGATCGCGCTGGCCGCGGCCGGCTTCGCGCTGGCGCAGCAGCCCACCGGTGCGCCGATCCGCATCGGCAGCACGCTGGCACTGACGGGGCCGCTCTCGGCCACCGCGCAGATCCACAAGGTGGTGGGGGAGATCTACGTCGAGCAGCTCAACAAGCGCGGCGGCCTGCTCGGCCGGCCGGTGGAGTGGGTGGTGAAGGACGACCAGTCCAAGCCCGACCTGGCGCGCACGCTGTACGAGCAGCTGGTGACCGCCGACAAGGTCGACCTGCTGATGGGGCCCTACGCGACAGGCGCGATCCTCTCCGCCATGGGCGTGGCGCAGCGCTACAACAAGGTGCTGGTGCACCACACGCTGGGCATCCCTTCGCTGGCCAAGTACGACATGCAGTTTCCGGCCTGGTCGATCGGCTCCGACCCGGCGACCACGGTGCCCAACACGCTCTTCGATGCGCTCGCCGCGTCGCCCAAGCCGCCGAAGACGGTCGCGGTGGTCACCAGCAAGTTCCCCTCGATCCAGTTCATGAGCGCCGGCGCGCGCGAGGTGATCAAGAAGCGCGGCCTGACCGAGGTGCTGTTCCTCGAATGGGACTTCGGCAACCGCGACTTCGGCCCGATCGCCAATCGCGTGAAGGATGCGAAGCCCGACTTCGTGTGGGTCGGCGCGATCGGGCTGGAGGGCAACCTGCTGCTCGACGCGATGAAGAAGATCGACTATTCGCCGCCGCAGCACTTCTACCTGTACCCGGCGCCCGGGCCGCTGCTCGCATCGCCTGAAGCGAAGAACGCGCTTTCCGCCACCATCTTCGAGGCGCAACCGCCCTTCACCTCCAACAAGGGCGCAGCGGAGTTCGTGAAGCTCTACACCGAGCGCGCGGCCAAGGCGGGCTTCTCCGACACCTCGGTGGAAACGCAGGCCGCGGCCTCCTACACCGCGTGGCAGATCCTGGAGGCAGGCGTCGTCAACACCAAGAGCCTCGACGACAAGGCGATCGGCACCTGGCTCAAAGCCAACAAGGTCGACACGCTGCAGGGCAAGCTGCGCTTCGACGGCACCGGGAACTTCGGCGACGACCTGATGCGCATCAAGCAGATCCAGGGCGGCAAGTGGGTGGTGGTGTGGCCGAAGGAAGTGACATCCGACGGCGCCAAGCTGATCACGCCGTGACATGAGCGCCGCACGGCCGCCCGAAGGCGCGAAGACCCCCTCGGGGGGCAGCGCAGTACACGAAGTGACAAGCGTGGGGGCCCTATTGAGCGCCGCACGGCCGCCCGAAGGCGCGAAGGCCCCCTCGGGGGCAGCGCAGTACACGAAGTGACAAGCGTGGGGGCCACATGACCGGCTTCACCCTGCCCAGCATCTCGCTGCTGTCCCAGTCCATCCTCTCCGGCATCTTCGTCGGTGCGCTCTATGGGCTGATGGGGCTGGGGCTGAGTCTCAGCTGGGGCCTGCTGCGCCTGATCAACCTGGCGCATTTCGCCTTCGCCTTCCTGGCGGCCTACCTGTGCTACCAGATGGCGACGATGGGCATGGACCCGCTGCTGACGCTCTTCGTCATCGTGCCGCTGTTCTTCGCGCTGGGCGCGGGGCTGCACTGGGTGATGGCCCGCTTCGCGGTGACGCCCTTCAACTCGCTGCTGCTGACCTTCGGGCTGACGGGCATCGCCGAAAGCGTCATCCAGTCGATCTGGACGGCGGACTTCCGCAAGCTCGAGTCGCACTACGGGGAGCAGAAGTTCAGGCTCGCGGGCCTCTACATCCCGGTGCCGGAGTTGATCACGCTGGTGGTCGCCGTGGCGCTCGCCTTCGCAGTGTGGGGCGTGCTGCGGTACACCGACCTGGGCCGCGCGTTGCGCGCGGCAGCGCAGGACGGGCCGGTCGCGGCGGCCTTCGGCGTGAACGAGAAGGCGCTGGGGCTGCTGCTCGCCGGCACCTGCGCGGCGCTCGCGAGCATCGCGGGCGTGTGCCTGGCGCTGAGCTTCACGCTCACGCCTTCGCAGATGTACGCCTGGGTCGGCGTGGTGTTCGCGGCC is drawn from Variovorax sp. PBS-H4 and contains these coding sequences:
- a CDS encoding Bug family tripartite tricarboxylate transporter substrate binding protein, coding for MTFRTAMRTLLAAGLLLAGAAGQAQAQDKAGPVKMVVPFGAGTTTDTVARVVGEALGKALQQPVIIDNRAGAGGSTGSDMVAKSAPDGRTLVMGTVGTHAINAALFSKLPYDPMRDFAPVAFIGYTPTLLVVAADSPIKSLKDLAQAAARPQGVTFASAGNGTSGHLAGELLAQRLGGKMIHVPFKEGAMALTGVIASQVDFMFYHPAAVMPQVKAGKLRALAASGAVRSAAAPDVPTLMEQGIADFDLVAWFMLYAPAATPAATLAQLRTAGATALAQPEVMAKLREQGVESRPMKTDELQPFNKAELGKWAGLVKRSGAQVD
- a CDS encoding branched-chain amino acid ABC transporter permease, whose translation is MTGFTLPSISLLSQSILSGIFVGALYGLMGLGLSLSWGLLRLINLAHFAFAFLAAYLCYQMATMGMDPLLTLFVIVPLFFALGAGLHWVMARFAVTPFNSLLLTFGLTGIAESVIQSIWTADFRKLESHYGEQKFRLAGLYIPVPELITLVVAVALAFAVWGVLRYTDLGRALRAAAQDGPVAAAFGVNEKALGLLLAGTCAALASIAGVCLALSFTLTPSQMYAWVGVVFAAVMLGGLGSALGPLVAGILIGVSEAVTMAVTAPSWAPIVSFTLLILILLFRPGKSA
- a CDS encoding amino acid ABC transporter substrate-binding protein, translating into MKTQQNLRGIGRRAAVGAIALAAAGFALAQQPTGAPIRIGSTLALTGPLSATAQIHKVVGEIYVEQLNKRGGLLGRPVEWVVKDDQSKPDLARTLYEQLVTADKVDLLMGPYATGAILSAMGVAQRYNKVLVHHTLGIPSLAKYDMQFPAWSIGSDPATTVPNTLFDALAASPKPPKTVAVVTSKFPSIQFMSAGAREVIKKRGLTEVLFLEWDFGNRDFGPIANRVKDAKPDFVWVGAIGLEGNLLLDAMKKIDYSPPQHFYLYPAPGPLLASPEAKNALSATIFEAQPPFTSNKGAAEFVKLYTERAAKAGFSDTSVETQAAASYTAWQILEAGVVNTKSLDDKAIGTWLKANKVDTLQGKLRFDGTGNFGDDLMRIKQIQGGKWVVVWPKEVTSDGAKLITP